Proteins from a single region of Punica granatum isolate Tunisia-2019 chromosome 8, ASM765513v2, whole genome shotgun sequence:
- the LOC116187507 gene encoding 12-oxophytodienoate reductase 3-like — protein MADLFTPYKLGNFNLSHRIVLAPLTRCRAMNGIPSAAHVEYYTQRTTPGGLLITEGTLISDTAAGTPQTPGIYTEEQVKAWKEVVDGVHVKGGFIFCQLWHVGRASHTVYQPGGDAPISSTNKSISDKWKGIMPDRSLGPLSQPRALKTSEIPHVIEDYRQAAINANRAGFDGVEIHGAHGYLIDQFLKDVINDRTDEYGGLIENRCRFLMEIVQAVVAVAGVGRVGVRISPAIDFMDAMDSDPLNLGLAVIERLNALQEQLGLKLAYLHVTQPRFTLAGTKNLVEEDEEAKLMHAWRRAYQGTFMSSGGYTRELGMKDVVNGNADLISYGRLFISNPDLVFRFKINAPLNKYNRATFYTSDPVIGYTDYPFFRE, from the exons ATGGCAGACCTATTTACTCCGTACAAGCTGGGCAACTTCAACCTCTCCCACAG GATCGTGCTAGCACCCCTGACGAGATGTCGAGCGATGAATGGCATTCCGTCGGCAGCTCATGTCGAGTACTATACTCAGAGGACGACCCCCGGCGGACTCCTCATTACCGAAGGCACCCTCATCTCGGACACAGCTGCCGG CACTCCGCAAACTCCCGGGATTTACACAGAAGAACAAGTCAAAGCTTGGAAGGAGGTCGTCGATGGTGTTCATGTCAAGGGTGGCTTCATTTTCTGTCAGCTGTGGCACGTCGGTCGTGCTTCCCATACCG TCTATCAGCCTGGAGGCGATGCACCGATTTCATCAACGAACAAGAGCATATCAGATAAATGGAAGGGCATAATGCCAGATAGGAGCCTAGGCCCGCTATCGCAGCCTCGTGCCCTAAAGACATCCGAAAtaccgcacgtaatagaagaTTATCGTCAGGCAGCGATAAATGCCAATCGAGCCGGTTTTGATGGAGTTGAGATTCATGGGGCTCATGGCTATCTCATAGATCAATTCTTGAAAGACGTAATCAATGACCGGACCGACGAGTATGGTGGATTGATCGAGAACCGGTGCAGATTCTTGATGGAGATAGTGCAAGCAGTTGTTGCAGTGGCCGGTGTTGGTCGTGTCGGGGTTAGAATTTCACCTGCTATTGACTTCATGGACGCCATGGACTCTGATCCGCTTAACCTTGGCCTTGCGGTCATCGAGAGACTCAATGCACTTCAAGAACAACTGGGCTTGAAGCTCGCTTACCTACACGTGACCCAACCTCGGTTCACGTTGGCTGGAACCAAAAATTTAGTCGAAGAAGACGAAGAGGCGAAGCTGATGCACGCTTGGAGGAGGGCATATCAAGGCACTTTCATGAGCAGTGGCGGTTACACCCGGGAGCTGGGGATGAAAGATGTGGTCAATGGAAATGCCGATTTAATATCGTATGGCCGTCTCTTCATTTCGAACCCCGACTTGGTCTTCCGGTTCAAGATTAATGCACCATTGAATAAATACAACAGAGCGACTTTCTATACTTCAGACCCTGTTATTGGGTACACAGATTACCCCTTTTTTAGGGAGTGA